The Nitrospinota bacterium genome has a segment encoding these proteins:
- a CDS encoding ABC transporter ATP-binding protein: protein MLELQNLVKNFPGHPGALDGLSLTVSEGEMMALVGPSGCGKTTTLRCINRLEEPDSGAITLDGIDLRNANVISHRRACGYVIQEIGLMPHWTVRQNVATVPRLLGWLRETREARVDELLEAVGLPPETFGDRMPSRLSGGERQRVGIVRALAARPSLLLMDEPFGALDPLTRAEMHTLLKSLLAGEQTTAVFVTHDLAEALELADRVAVMRAGKIVQVATPGDLRANPADPWVEAFLRSVLHVSLE, encoded by the coding sequence ATGCTTGAGCTTCAAAACCTCGTAAAGAATTTTCCCGGCCACCCCGGTGCGCTGGACGGTCTGTCTCTGACGGTCTCGGAGGGCGAGATGATGGCTCTGGTCGGGCCGTCCGGGTGCGGCAAGACCACCACGCTCCGCTGCATCAACCGCCTTGAGGAGCCCGATTCCGGGGCGATCACGCTTGATGGAATCGACCTCAGGAATGCCAACGTTATCTCCCACCGGCGCGCGTGCGGCTACGTCATCCAGGAGATTGGACTGATGCCCCATTGGACGGTTCGCCAAAACGTGGCCACCGTGCCGAGGCTCCTCGGCTGGCTACGGGAGACCAGGGAGGCGCGCGTGGATGAGCTCCTCGAAGCGGTCGGGCTCCCACCCGAGACTTTTGGAGACCGGATGCCCTCCCGGCTCTCTGGGGGCGAGCGTCAGCGAGTGGGTATCGTCAGGGCGCTTGCCGCCCGGCCCAGCCTCCTGCTTATGGATGAACCCTTCGGCGCCCTGGACCCGCTGACGCGCGCGGAGATGCACACCCTGCTGAAATCGCTCCTAGCCGGCGAGCAGACGACTGCAGTCTTTGTGACGCACGACCTTGCGGAGGCCCTGGAGCTGGCCGACAGGGTGGCCGTGATGCGCGCGGGCAAGATCGTCCAGGTCGCTACACCCGGGGACCTTCGTGCAAACCCCGCCGACCCGTGGGTGGAAGCGTTCCTTAGAAGCGTGCTTCACGTTTCGCTCGAATGA